A region of the Sulfurimonas crateris genome:
AAGTACGCACCGAGTGAAATCTACAACAGTAGAAATTTGGTGGTACCTTTAGACGCAAAGATGAAGATTCAGGTGATAACAATCTACAACAGTAGAAATTTGGTGGTACCTTTAGACCTAAAATCCTTTAGCTGTTTTTTTAGGCATCTACAACAGTAGAAATTTGGTGGTACCTTTAGACAGATAAACTGCCATTTTGGTTACCGTAGGTAGCATTTTACCCTATTTTTAGCCACAAAATAGATGAAAAAGTAGCAAAAATCGAATAAAAATCTCATAAAGACTAAGGTTTGCATCTTAGTCGATGATTATGAGATCTTCCTCATCATTTTTTGCATAGCCATATCTCGTTATTTTACACTGTTCACTGAGATTAAAGATAATGACGCTATCAGTTTGACCAAAACGTTTTTCAAATTTATTTTTTATTTCAGAAGAGACAAGTGACAAAATTCTTTTGCTGTTTCGGATTTGAAATATCGAATACTGCAAACGAAAACCATATTTTAAAAGAAATTTTGAAAATCTTGTACGGAGCTTGTCATCACTAATGTCATACGAAACTATTATCATGGTATTTTTCCCAAAAACATAGGGTAAGCTCCAATAGTTTTTTCTTGTATAAATGCGCGATAATACTGCTGTATATATAGAAACATCTCGTTTTTATACTCTAGTATCGCCTCTAAGAGCCATTTGGTATATGGTTTTGCCTTATCTCCAAAGAGGCGGTATTGCCCGTTGATAAAATCAAAATCATCTGGGTTAATTTGCCCCAAGTTGTACGCTTTTCTAATCCTATAGTCAACGATAGGTCGAAACGGTTCTATAATATCAGCGACCAAAGATTTACGCTGATAAAATTCTTTATGA
Encoded here:
- the cas2 gene encoding CRISPR-associated endonuclease Cas2; amino-acid sequence: MIIVSYDISDDKLRTRFSKFLLKYGFRLQYSIFQIRNSKRILSLVSSEIKNKFEKRFGQTDSVIIFNLSEQCKITRYGYAKNDEEDLIIID